One window from the genome of Anolis sagrei isolate rAnoSag1 chromosome 4, rAnoSag1.mat, whole genome shotgun sequence encodes:
- the LOC137096884 gene encoding zinc finger protein 420-like, producing the protein MEEKISKCLECGKVFTRRDTLQQHVKTHTGEKPYKCLECGQSFAFSSSLRRHQRTHTGEKPYKCQECGQSFAHSSGLHTHKRTHTGEKPYKCQECGQSFAQSSCLHRHQWIHTGQKPHKCLECGQSFTQSSNLRTHQRIHTGEKPYKCLECGQSFNQSSHLRTHQRIHTGEKLYNCQECGRSFTESSNLRTHQSIHTGEKPYKCQECGQSFTVSGHLHRHQNTHTGEKPYMCLECGQSFAHNPGLHSHKMTHTGEKLYKCLECGQTFTHNSSLHRHQRTHTGEKPYTCLECGQRFTHNSSLRTHQRIHIGEKPYKCLECGQSFTHSSSLRTHQRIHTGEKPYSCLECGKSFTRRDNLQRHVKTHAGEKPYTCLECGQSFARRSHLLSHERTHTGEKPYNCLECGQSFTQSSGLHSHKRIHTGEKPFSCLECGQSFAHRSHLHSHESTHTGEKPYTCLECGQTFISNSNLHRHQRTHTGEKPYKCLEYGQSFTQVSGLHSHKKTHTG; encoded by the coding sequence ATGGAGGAGAAAATatctaaatgcctggagtgtggaaaggttTTCACTCGGAGGGATACTCTGCAGCAACAtgtaaagactcacactggggagaaaccctataaatgcctggagtgtggccaAAGCTTTGCTTTTAGTTCAAGTCTACGtaggcatcaaaggactcacactggggagaaaccctataaatgccaggaatgtggacagagctttgctcatagtTCAGGTCTGCATACACataaaaggactcacactggagagaaaccctataaatgccaggaatgtggacagagctttgctcaaaGTTCatgtctacatagacatcaatgGATTCACACCGGACAGAAACCccataaatgcctggaatgtggtcagagcttcactcaaagttcaaatctacgtacacatcaaaggattcacactggggagaaaccctataaatgtctggaaTGTGGACAAAGCTTCAATCAGAGTTCTcatctacgtacacatcaaaggattcacactggggagaaactctaCAATTGCCAGGAATGTGGTCGGAGCTTCACTGAGAGTTcaaatctacgtacacatcaaagcattcacactggggagaaaccctataaatgccaggaatgtggacaaAGCTTCACTGTGAGTGGccatctacatagacatcaaaacactcacactggggagaaaccctatatgtgcctggagtgtggacagagcttcgctcATAATCCAGGTTTGCATTCACATAAaatgactcacactggagagaaactctataaatgcctggaatgtggacagacttTCACTCATAATTCcagtctacatagacatcaaaggactcacacaggggagaaaccctatacgtgcctggagtgtggacagaggttcactcataattcaagtctacgtacacatcaaaggattcacattggggaaaaaccttataaatgcctggaatgtggtcaaagcttcactcatagttcaagtttacgtacacatcaaaggattcacactggggagaaaccctattcctgcctggagtgcggaaagagcttcactcggaggGATAATCTGCAGCGACATGTAAAGACTCacgctggggagaaaccctatacgtgcctggagtgtggcCAGAGCTTTGCTCGTCGTTCACATCTACtttcacatgaaaggactcacactggggagaaaccctataactgcctggagtgtggacagagcttcactcagagttcaggtCTGCATTCACataaaaggattcacactggggagaaacccttttcctgcctggagtgtggacagagctttgctcatcgttcacatctacattcacatgaaagtactcacactggggagaaaccctatacatgcctggagtgtggacagactTTCATTAGTAATTCcaatctacatagacatcaaaggactcacacaggtgagaaaccctataaatgcctggaatatGGTCAGAGCTTTACTCAGGTTTCAGGTCTGCATTCACAtaaaaagactcacactgggtag
- the LOC137096898 gene encoding zinc finger protein 436-like, which translates to MEEKASKCLECGKSFTRRGNLQRHVKTHTGEKPYKCLECGQNFACCSHLHRHQRTHTGEKPYECLECGQSFADSSSLRRHQRTHTEEKPYSCLECGQTFSRISSLRRHQRTHTGEKPYTCLECGQSFAENSNLCTHQRTHTGEKPYKCLECGQSFSVSSYLRKHQRIHTGEKPYKCQECGQRFTQNSNLHSHQRIHTGEKPQKCLECGQSFARISALRAHERTHTGEKPYKCLECGQRFTQSSHLNKHERIHTGGETL; encoded by the coding sequence atggaggagaaagcgtctaaatgccttgagtgtggaaagagcttcactcggaggGGTAATCTGCAGCGACAtgtaaagactcacactggggagaaaccctataaatgcctggagtgtggacagaactTCGCTTGTTGTTcacatctacatagacatcaaaggactcacacaggggagaaaccctatgaatgcctggagtgtggacagagctttgctgatagttcaagtctacgtaggcatcaaaggactcacactgaggagaaaccctattcctgcctggagtgtggacagactTTTTCTCGTATTTCGAGTCTACGtaggcatcaaaggactcacactggggagaaaccctatacgtgcctggaatgtggacagagctttgctgaaAATTCAAATCTAtgtacacatcaaaggactcatactggggagaaaccctataaatgcctggaatgtggacagagcttctctGTGAGTAGCTatctacgtaaacatcaaaggattcacactggggagaaaccttataaatgccaggaatgtggacagaggTTCACTCAGAATTcaaatctacattcacatcaaaggattcacactggggagaaaccccagaaatgcctggaatgtggtcaaAGCTTTGCTCGGATTTCAGCTCTACGTGCAcatgaaaggacacacactggagagaaaccctataaatgccttgaGTGTGGACAGAGGTTCACTCAGAGTTCTCATCTAAATAAACATGAAAGGATCCACACtgggggagaaaccttataa